TGCTGCTGGGTTCCACGCGAATTGCAGCAGTTGTGCGTTTTGCAAGTGCGGAGACAGTCACGAGAAACCATTCGATTCTCGTACTTGCAGGTCCGAAATACAGATGTTCATTTATGTTCTCACCAGAAAGCTTTTTTTTGCCTCCCATCGCTTGAAACTTTGAGTAGCTGCCAAACCATATGATTTGTACAGAGTGGATGCGCCTGCCATTGCTGTTTCTCTTGCCCTTTCTGAATACGTACCAAATAAAAGAAATACGGCAGAAAAATACTCAAATACAGGTTCAGTGGCGGGCCTCATGTTAGGCGGTCAGTCGGATGAGGAGCTGCTGTCTACTGAGGCAAAACTCCAGAAGCCATCTTCCGCTGCTGTGCTGGAGCATTCGACCGTTCTGCAAGTAAACGCCAGCCGCATGCATGCACGGTCGCCAACTCGGCGAATCGCCAGAAAAtcgaagcagaagaagaagggcaGTCCCAATCATACGCCTAATAACACCAAACTCCCCCCGCGTGGCAAAATGAAATGGACGTGTTCATGTTTCTTCTCCCTTCTCGTCGTTTCCTTCACGTCCTTTTTTCTCACTTATTATCACCAACACGCGTTAAAACGTGGAATCATTCCTTACCTTTTTCCTTTTGATTGAAGAAGAGCGAATTGAAAAGCGTCAGCTGCCACTGGGCCGACACTGAAGCCAATACCAACTGCCATTAGTCCGTCTTGCAACCCGCTCGGTTTAAATGATCATGCATCTTGCTTTTGAAGAAAATGGGGAAAAGTTCAGGCCCTTGGTTTTCCTAGTCGGAgagggtagcccggttttcttttcTACTAGACGAGTAATCTTTTTCATCAGGCATCCATATACGGAGTAGTATATGATTAATTACTGAAGAATTTTGGAACCACTGCAAAACATAGCCATGAGTTACAAGATTTAGATCATTTTTCAGGATATGGAACTGCCAATTTGTGTATCGCCAGTGAATTCATTCATTCGCAAAGCAGAGGGGAAAATGAACTCTTTGTTCTTGCAGCTGCAGGGCTCTTAGCCCGCTGAATCTGGCCCATTTATGGGCCAACTATAAGTCAGCTCCGTGTGTTTCCTCTAAGCTGCACAATGCAGCTTCCCTTGaccaaaataataataatatagtTTTACACACTACACCTCTCAAAATAGAAATGGATGAAAAGATTATTAGGCCCTGTTTGTTTCAGCTTCGCTTGGATTTTAATCACCTGTGGATTGCTTCAGGTTCACCACACCGAAGTGGCACTGTTTGTTTCAAATTCCAGATTCAGCTTCACTGGCAAAGCTGAATCTGGTCGCAGAATGTGAAACAAACGGGGCCTTagtccctccgatccatattaattgtcgcaGCTTCAATAGAACTTTACTAAAGTTCATAAAGGAGGGAGTAGATAAAGTCTTTGCAACAGCAAACCATCAATTCTATTCCAATAGAAGAACACATGGCGTTGAGCCATTGCAGCAAACTGGCGATTCTACCAGAATTACACACACTCACACAGTGCTTTGAGATATACTAGGTACATAACATCCATAGCAGGACTTTCAATCCCAAAGATGCATGAAATTCACCCTACCTAGCCAAGTCCTACCTCCTCCTAAATGAATTAGGGATCCCCACAAAATAAGTTAAGTTCCTCCTCCAACTACAGAAATATAACTGAAGTTGCATGGTCGGAATTCTTTGTCTGACAAACCATCAGTAAATGTAGCTTCTTGGTTCATCTGAAAGAAGGAAACTCTCCTCCAGGAAGCTCCCAGTTGTCACGCCCATCATCGTCGGTGGTTCGCTCCTTCGACCCCTGTTCATCGTCAAATGGATATGGACCCTTGAAACGCCTGCCAGACCAAACTATTAGCACCAATTAAGCAATCAATAAGAAAAATGGTACAGTTGGAATGAACTCAAGGTGCTTCCGGATCACTTATGTATAATCGTGTACTTTACAAACGTTGACAGGCCCCTTGCACACTACAAAGTTTAGTTTAATTTTGCTAACCCCTTGCACACTACAAAGTTTAGTTTAAATTTTGCTACACAATTCTTCAACGAATAATCGACTTGGAATCTATTATAGGTTTCGTTTCTACGTACTGTAAACGCATACTATCAGCATGAATTCATGATTAAAAATGACACCACAAATGACAGATACGAAGATGACAGTCCATAATCAATCCAAATAATGTGCACAGATACACAACTCTACATATATCATTTGAAATTCATGATCACTTCCATTCTGAACTAGTTTGTAGTACAGTACATAATACAGCTACCGTTGATTGGTTCAATTGCTACTCtgtaatactccctccatcccaaaataagtgtcttgaccttattacaactttgtactagagttagtataaagttgagacacttattttgggacggagggagtatatgtacGGTGGTCTGATGTTTAACATAGCAATCTAATGTGGCATGAGTTTGCTGCTTAATTTCGATCGAATTCATGTGGACGAAATGTTGCTAACATGGATCAGACACAATTGTACAACATTAATCAGTAATCATGTGATCTGTAGCACTTAAAATGGATAGGGCAATAGAGCAACCATTAGTGAGAGAAGATGAACAGGGGAGGGGTTGGGGGGTGGGTGCAAAATGATCGAATTTGCTCATTGGTCCCAACGGTAGGATCACGGGATCAAGCAACAGATCGATGGATGGAGCGGGGCGCACCTGCGGCTGAACCTCCATGCGGCGTCGCGGGACTTTCGCTTGCGCTTGTCCCGCGCGTTctcgtgccgccgccgccgcctgaccTCGTGCATGACGCCGGCTCGCCCCACCTCCCGCGTGAACTGCCGCAGCAGATCGCCCCCGTCCACGTCCTCGTCCCCCGCGTCCACCTTCGCGTTGTGGTACTTGGGGTTGGCCGCCGGCGCCCACGGCGAGGTGGGGGCGGAGGCGGAGACCGAGAGGGAGAGCGCGACGGCAGGAGGAGATCCAAGCGGGAAGGAGGCGACCGTGGCCCGCGATCCAGCGTGGAGGAGAGAAGGCGGTGCTGCCGATGAGAAGAAGGATCGTGCGACGGCCGTGGTTGGCATGGTGGTAGACAGGTGGCGCTCGCCGGCGACGGACGGGGACAGGGTGGCGGTGGGCTTTGGGGTTTCGGCCGGATCGAGAAAGTAGGTAGAAAGCTACTAGTACTACAATTGGGCTTACATTTATTTTTCATACCAACTAATACTGGGCTTACATGGCAGGCCACCGGAAACAGCAAAGCTAATCTGCAGCCTCAGAAAAAAAGAGTGCATCCTGTCGGTAACACCAAAGCTGGGGCTATTGCTTTTTTTAGGAAGGCCATCATGGCAGGCTTTATTGAATTATAGAACACTTACATCGTCCACGAGCTTACTGACAATGACATTAGATGGCTCGTTTAACCAACTGAGATTCGACTTATTACAAAGAAAGAAGTTAGCTAGCACATGCGCCGCTTGATTACAAGAACGAATACAATGCTTAAAAATGACCTTCCCAATCGACGTACTAATATCAACGCATTCCGCGAAGAGAGCCGCAGCTTCATCCCACCATCTTTCTTGGCCATTGCAGAAGTTAATTACCTGAAGAGAATCTGATTCCGCTTCAATATGGTTTAGTCCTAGAGAGTTGGCAAAGAATAGCCCATCCCTCATGGCCACCGCCTCCATTATAATTGCATCCGCCGCCACCGGTACAAAATTGCATTGCGCGGCAATGAAGTTTCCATGAATATCCCTCATAACAGCCGCAGTTGCCCCACTCCCTTCATCTGGAGAAAAGGCTGCATCAACATTTAGTTTTGTGTATCCTGGGTCCGGCTTACACCATTTAGTCTCTGGCATTACATGTGAACTTGTCAATGAATTCTGGAAATTTGAAGCAATCGATAGAATGGATATGGGCCATCTCCAAGAAGGTGGCACCGGCTCATCATGTGTCATTCACCTACGTATCCACCACAAGTACCATGCTCCCACCATTAGTGCTTGTTTGAAGTTGACATTAGAATGTACCATTAGTAGATCATCCGGAAGGGTTACAAGATGTTCGAATATAATCGAGCCTGACCTATCCACTGGTACAACATCTTCCACCAGTTGCAACATCCCAAGACGCCTCCACACTTCCTTTGCATGCACACATAGAAATAAAAGATGCCTAATATCCTCAGCACCTTGATGGCATATCGGGCACGCCCCATTAGAACTAATGTGTCTATTTGTCAGGATTGCTTTTAGCGGAACGATTCCTCGCAGAACCCTCCACCCAAAAAATCCGAATTCTACGTGGGACTTGCACTTTCCAAAGTGTATTCCACAGTGCCAAAGGCGCTGAACCACCAGCCATCTCCATCATATTTGCATGTGCCCTATAAGTGTGCATCCATTGCAAATGGTACGCAATTTTCACTGAAAAAATTCCAGTGCAATTAGGTTGCCAGGCAATGAAATCCTCAAATGCGTGTGTGTTGAGTGGGATCTGGAGTATTCTTCTAACATCCACAGGGTAGAAAAGGCTCTATAATAGCTTTTCATCCCACTCCCCGGTCACCGGATCAATGAGTTCACAAACTCTTGTAATAATTGATTGGCCTCTCAGTGTAATTACCTTCATATCTGAGCTTGTAGGTATCCAAAGATCCCTCCATATATTTACCTCCTCACCAGTACCAATCCTCCATATGTAACCTTTCTTGAATGTATCAAGGCCCTTTAAAATACTTTGCCATGTAAATGATGACCCATTCTTTGGGGTAGCATCCAAAAGAGTTCCATTGGGGTAGTATTTAGCTTTCAGTACTTTTGCAACCAAGGAATCTGGATTAGTGATGAGCCTCCAGCACTGCTTAGCTAGCATAGCTAAGTTGAATGAATATAAATCACGAAATCCCATACCTCCCTCATTTTTTTGGAATACATAGCTTCCACCACGCCATCCAATGCATTTTCCTGTGCTCTTCATCATCACCCCACCAAAATTGTGCAATAATATCTGTGATTTCTTTGCAAATTCCTTTTGAAAGACTAAAAACTGACATGGCAAAAACTGGAATGGCCTGTGCCACAGACTTTAATAAAATCTCTTTACCTCCAATTGATAGTTGTTTCTCCATCCAACCTATCAATCTTGCTTTAATTCTGTCAACGAAATGCCTGAAACAGCCACTTTTGTCAGCTCCCATAATTGCTGGCAACCCAAGATACTTGTCAGATAATGCTTCTGTGTCAATATGAAGAATTTGACTAATTTCTGCTTTTGAAACAACTGAGATGTTGGGACTGAAGAAAATGCTAGACTTGGCCAAACTCACCATTTGTCCTGAACTTGCACAATAGGTATCCAGTACGTTTTGTAAGGAAGTTGCATTCATCACATCTGCTCTCATAAGAATTAGAGAATTGTCAGCAAAGAAAAGGTGTGAAACTGACGGTGCATTTCTGCACACTCTAATCCCATCTATGCCACCAACTTCTTCTTCAAACGTCAACATACTGGACAACCCTTCCGCACAAAGAAGGAACAAATAAGGGGAGAGGGGGTCCCCTTGCCGAATCCCCCTAGTAGGGGTAAATATCTCAGTCTCCTGGGAGTTGAATCTGACCTTATATCTAACAAAAGACACACAGGCCATTATCATGTCTATCCAACCAGTATCAAAACCAAGTTTTTCCATCATAGCTCTCAAGAATATCCACTCAACCCGGTCATAGGCCTTATGCATATTCAATTTCACTGCACATAGCCCCCTGCGACCTTCTCTTGAGTTTTTTTATCTTATGGACACACTCATATGCTATTAGTACATTATCAGTAATTAAACGTCCCGGAACAAATGCACTTTGAGTGGGGGAGGGATAATGTCAAGTAGAATACCTTTCAGTCTAGCAGCCAACATCTTTGAGATAATTTTGTAAAACACATTACATAGACTGATATGTCTATATTGTGTAATTTATTCAGTCTACCTTGGGAATGAGTACAATGGACGTATCATTCCACTCTGCCGGGATCTGCCCTGTATTGATCGCAAACAACACCTCCTAGGAAATCTCATCACCAATAATATGCCAGAACTTCTtaaaaaatatagcatggagaCCATCAGGGCCAAGCACCTTGAGATCTCCTATACTGTGCACAGCCTTACGTACATCATCATGGGTATACGGGTCTAATAACATTTCATTCATTTGCTCAGTAACTTTCGTTTGCACATTTTGTAGAACAACAGGGTTAACATGGTTTACTTCTGAAGCAAAGAGGTTACCGAAATAATTCTGGACATGTATGTTGACTGCTGATGTACCTTCAATCACATTCCCCTGGTCATCATTTAATTTTTTATCAAGTTCTTCTTACGCCTCGCCGAAGCAAATGCTTGGAAGAAACCTGTGTTCCGATCCCCATGCTTGAGCCATCCTGCTCTAGATCGCTGCATGACATGTATCTCCTCGAGTTATAGCAGAAACTCGATTAGCTCAGGCAGTTCTTTCCTTTTCGATTCACTTTCATCATTCATAGGGCCAGACATAATTTTCTCGAGCTCTTTCTGTGCTTTCCGAAGTCTCTTTTTGGGCTTCTTCAAAACTCTCTGATCCCAATCATGGAACTGATTGTGCATGCAATTTAGTGTTTCATAGACCGTATTTTGTCCCGCAGCTGCGCTTGCCGAGTCCCATGCCTCCTGGACGACATCCGAGAATGACTGTTCACGCAGCCACCTCGCCTCAAATTTCTTGCTTGCTACACCATTGGCCGCCACTCCCGAGTAATACTCTGTGTCCACACACAAGGGTCTATGATCTGAATGATTATAGTTTAAATTTTGTAATGCAGCATGAGGATAAAGAGTGGACCATGCATCATTAACCAAGCCCCTATCCAGTCGTTCTCTAATCCTGCCTCGAAACCACGTGAATTGGTCTCCCACATATCCCATGTCCCTCAACTCGCAGTCCTCAATGGTTGCGTGAAAGGCGTGCATATACTGCTGTGGTCTTGGATTACCACCTTCTTTCTCATGTAGGAATTGTATTTCATTCAAATCCCCAATCAGAAGCCATGGTAATGTATTATTATGATGCAATCTTCTCATTCTCTCCCATGTTCTATGCTTGTGTTCCCAGCGGAATTCACCATACATGCCGGTTAATCTCCATTCGTTATTCTGTTCATCCGTCACTCTAACATCAATGAACATAGGATCAAGTTCCATGCGCTGCACTTTTATTTCTTTCCTCCACAATAACATCAGTCCACCTTTCCTTCCATCTCCAGCACATACCAATTTCTGATCCATTCTCAATCTCCTCCTCAAACACTCTGCCGGATAGCTTTCTAAGTGTGTCTCCGACAAAAACATCACATCTGGGCCGCAGCTTCGCTGGACATCCAACAAAGCACGAACCGCCGGGGCGTTACCAAGCCCCCAGCAGTTCCAACATAACAGTTTCATTGCTGCACTAGAGAGCCAGCTTCAAAGAGAACCGATCGCTGTCAAACAACGCCGGGACAGAAAACCGATCACTGCACCAGGCAGCGCCGGGACAAAAAGCTTGAACAAATCCAAAAGTTGTCTTCAGATCTGATCAACAACCAAGTTCCCTAAACACTAGCAGGGAAGCTATACACCAACGCAATGGATAAATTCCTCATGGCATGCAAGCACTAGATAGACGATAAGATCGAGTCATGAAGTCAGCACCATCGCCGGACTTGTTGCCGCACAAAAGCAAGGCCGAAACTCTAGCTGAGCACACTAGACCAGCGACGGCACCTCCGGTACCGTCCTGGGAAAGAGACGCCggcagccgcgccgccgccacaGAGGCGGCCGACGGCGAGCCGGCTAAACCTAGTCGCCTTGGAAGTCGCCTTCCACGAGAAAAATGCTAAAGCTGGGGCTATTGCTAAAAGAAGGACCCCGATATCTCTCGAACATTTAGTTTGAGAGCTCTCCAGATCGAACGAATCGTTCGCTCGGAATGATCGAACGAAATGAAAGAAAGTGGTCAATGTGGGAGGGAGCCCAGATCGGACGATTTCTCCTGACCTAACTAGGCGGGAGCTCCTATACAGCGCTGCAGACACACGTTAATGATTCGGCGCGTGCAGTGCTGCTAGCAGGGGCTGGCCCACTagcttgccgccctagttttttttttgatttttttgtgaCGAAAATAAAAATATGAAATCAAAAAAGGTTTACAGATTTAAAGAAAAAAGGTTCATccatttgaaaaaaagttcatatctttaaaaaaggttcatcaattttaaaaaaaagttcatcaatttgatTTTTTCTCATTCAAACTGAAAAAAAGTCCATCCAATTTAGCAATAGTTCATTACTTTTTAAAAAGTTCAATAAATTTCAGAAAAGTTCATAGAAATTCGAAAAAAGTTCATGTATTTTTATAAAAAGATCATTGAACTGAAAAAAGTTCATAAgtaaaaaaaagttcatccattttcaaaaagatgttcatcaaatttcaaaaaagttcagagatattcaaaaaagttcatcaatctGATATTCAAAAACTGTTGaaatttttaaaaagttcatagATATTCAAAAAATACATAGAattttcaaaaaagaaaatgtcaacccgcgccttgatgggccggcccatttactGACTCCACATGCGCCAGTTAATGAAAATGCACGTTAACTGGCGCCTGTGGCGCCAAATAGGAAATGCCTAACTAGGCAGCCTAAAACTAAAAAATGACAGCGACAACCCAGTTTGAGTGCCGTTGTAATAAAAAAAAATCCCAAAACCCAAGAAGAAAGAATGAAGAAAACAGAAAAACCTTGCAAAAAAGAGAAAGTCTTTCAAATATAGAATTCAAAAAATATATCTAGAAATTCATATGTAAAAAAATAGCTAAAGGGGGGAATATAAGAAATGTCATGGATTAGCTAATAAAAAATGACCATATACTAAATTTTCCATTGTCCCTAAAAATAGTAATTTTGCCATGTTGCAAGAAAGGACGAGATTTGCCATGGTCCTAAGAACACACATTAATGGAAAAAAATGAATAAGTTTGCCATGGTGACAAAAGTGAGGTAAGCTTGCCGTGATGCATATGTGATGCTTGCCGTGATGGCTAGCGAAAAGGACATGAAAAGCAAAAAAGGTGCGAAAGTTTGTGATGATGACCAAATTTAGTGTAAACAATGATGGAAAAATCACCATGCTACATACAAAACCAATTCCCACGATGCTCGAAAATAATAAAGCACAAAACTAAATTGCCATGGTTCAAAAAGAGAGAATAGTGTCATGAGAAGAATAAAAATCGCCATGATCAtaaaactaaaattgccatgatctacaaattaaaattgccatggtcAATTACTAAAATTCCCCTGATCCATAACCTAAATTTGCCATGATACATACATTGGTTTTGCCATGGTAAATTATAAATAAATGCCATGGTCAATAACACGGCAATAACTAAATTTGTCATGATCTataaactaaatttgccatgattcCTTTTTTCTTGCCATGGTCAACTAATaaaaaattgccatggcaaattgCTTCTATGATACCAtatgatttttttgaaacttTACCATATGAATTTGCCAACAATATCATTTGCACATGGAAAAATAATAGGGAAAAAAGTTCTCTTGACACATGGCAACTATATGAATTTTGTTCCCTAGAAAAAAATGTAGACGGGACATGGAAATTGTAGTAACATTTTGGAAGTGGTCAATTACCCCCTTCGGTCCTTTTTAGTTCACATATAAGATTCGCCTGAAGCCAAACctcgtaaagtttgaccaactttataaaaaaatatgaacattCACAATGTGAAACCATTATCATTAGATGCGTCGTGActtaaattttcatattgtataactttagcattgtagatgttgatattttttcatataaatatgatcaaacttttcaaagtttgacttcaaacaattcttatatgcagagtaaaaaggaccggagggagtactaaagatCCCGTGATCCATAACCTAAATTTTCCATGATACATAAATTGTTTTTGCCATGGCCAGTTGCAAAAATTGCCATGGTCAATTACTAAAATTTGCGGATCCataaactaaatttgccatgatctGGATATTCTCTTGCCATGATTCAACTACCAAATTTGCATGATAAAAATTATTGAAAATGTAGTATAAAAATTAAAAAGAGACCATGGCAGAAAAGTTTGTCATGGTTAGTTGATAGCTAGCAAGCAATTTTTCCATGGAATGAACAAAAGGAGCTCTTGCAAAAAAAAACAAGTTTAAGATGCCATGGCAAAAACATGTTTAAAAAAGTTTATCGTGGCATGTCTATACATATATTATGAAACTAGGGGGTGGCATGGCAAAAGGATCTTAGATTTTTTGCCATGGTAATATATAAGCATCTAATGGAGGTGCCATGGCAAAAACATATTAAAGTTTGCCATGTCAATTGTATGGATGTATTAGAAAACTTAGACTACGCTTGTTTTAATTGTAGTTTGAACACCATAGCAACCTAGATTCACAAAAAAGTATCACGACAAAAATAAGGGTTGGATATTAATAGCATGAACTAAAAATTGGCACGGACTGCAAAAGATTTCATCTCAATTTGCCCATAAGCGTATCAAAGGACAAAAAGGATGAATGGACACATGTAAAGAGAGGGCACTGGACAAATTCCACGAGGCAGACCTTCACGGCGCCGGTGGCTTGCAGCGCGTGGGCATACGCCCTTTCGACTATCCCGCCTGATAGCGGCCGACACGTTGGCTGACACGTGGTCCGCGTAGTGCCCGGCGGCAGGAACACGCGCCACAACGACGCCAGCTGCTCTGGCACCCCGAATGGCGCGTAGCAGACCGCTACTCGGACGCGGAAGGCGCCCAACCGCCAAACAACACCTACAATAGGATTAGCCCAGCCATGCAGCACTGCAGGCGTGTGCGACATGGTGGGTGGCTTATCCGAGGATTCCACACTCCTCTGTCAAGGATCCTATTTgctgttgatacgtctccaacgtatctataatttttttcttgttccatgctattatattatcaatcttggatactTTATATGCATTTTTATACtgttttatatcatttttgggaactaacctattaacccagtgcctggtgtcagttgttgttttctgcttgtttttggttttccagaaaattagtaccaaacgaagtccaaacgctatgaaactttttgatgattttttggacataagagaccctagaagcttcaggAGGAGACCAGAGAATGGACAAGGAGACGGCAAGGCAACCGGGCGCGCCCTgttgccttgtgggcccctcgaggcTCCGTCTAACCTAATTCCACTTCTATAAATTTTCAAATATTGGGAAACCCCCAGAGAGCCAtccgaaacactttttccaccgccacaagcttctgttctttcgtgatcccatctggaggcctttcccggtactctgtcggagggggaatcgatcacggaggccTTCTGCATCATCCTTGCcgccttccgatgatgtgtgagtagttcactacaaacctacgggtccatagctagtagctagatggcttcttctctctctttgatcatCAATACAATGTTCTCATGGATCTttttggagttctatccgatgtaatc
This sequence is a window from Aegilops tauschii subsp. strangulata cultivar AL8/78 chromosome 7, Aet v6.0, whole genome shotgun sequence. Protein-coding genes within it:
- the LOC109761180 gene encoding uncharacterized protein, coding for MPTTAVARSFFSSAAPPSLLHAGSRATVASFPLGSPPAVALSLSVSASAPTSPWAPAANPKYHNAKVDAGDEDVDGGDLLRQFTREVGRAGVMHEVRRRRRHENARDKRKRKSRDAAWRFSRRRFKGPYPFDDEQGSKERTTDDDGRDNWELPGGEFPSFR